In a single window of the Centropristis striata isolate RG_2023a ecotype Rhode Island chromosome 18, C.striata_1.0, whole genome shotgun sequence genome:
- the LOC131990803 gene encoding homeobox protein Nkx-2.4-like — translation MSFSPKHSTPFSVSDILSPMEDSYRRFGGMEPAAGSLGSPLGAYRQQQVSQPGMQHHQHQHHQAQQQHQPPHLHHHHHHHHHHHLSSSSSSSSSSSSASATAAAAAAAAAAAALGPGGAYHHHHVPHGVPQFSGAVGGFCNGGIGNVGELPSYQETVRGGGAAAAWYSNPEPRYPTISRFMGPSGGMNMSGMVGGLAGMDSSAKSVVTLHAAPRRKRRVLFSQAQVYELERRFKQQKYLSAPEREHLAGLIHLTPNQVKIWFQNHRYKLKRQAKDKAGQDGGAAGAGGGGGGGLCATTHRSSSVSPVLSKKGCRNDSSGSNQAGNRQSGSGEAMTATPQQQQQQQQQVNQLSSTEELEDLSPSPPMGLHGQINMTQTDAALIEYTNSMIGSNLLYGRTW, via the exons ATGTCCTTCAGCCCCAAGCACTCCACCCCCTTCTCAGTCAGCGACATTTTGAGCCCGATGGAGGACAGCTACCGGCGCTTTGGAGGGATGGAGCCCGCTGCGGGGAGCCTCGGGTCCCCGCTGGGCGCCTACCGGCAGCAGCAAGTCTCCCAGCCCGGTATGCAGCACCATCAGCACCAACACCACCAggcgcagcagcagcatcagccgCCTCAtctccatcaccatcaccaccaccatcaccatcaccacctgtcctcctcttcatcctcatcctcctcctcttcctcagcctCGGCcaccgcagcagcagcagcagcagcagccgccgCCGCCGCTCTGGGACCCGGCGGAGcctaccaccaccaccacgtGCCCCACGGGGTGCCGCAGTTCTCCGGCGCCGTCGGAGGGTTCTGCAACGGCGGCATCGGCAACGTGGGAGAGCTGCCGTCCTACCAGGAGACGGTGAGGGGCGGGGGGGCGGCAGCGGCGTGGTACAGCAACCCCGAGCCCAGATACCCCACAA TTTCCAGATTCATGGGCCCGTCCGGCGGGATGAACATGTCCGGGATGGTGGGCGGCCTGGCCGGGATGGACTCCAGCGCCAAGTCCGTGGTGACGCTGCACGCCGCGCCGCGGAGGAAGCGGCGGGTTCTCTTCTCTCAGGCGCAGGTCTACGAGCTGGAGCGGCGCTTCAAGCAGCAGAAATACCTGTCGGCCCCGGAGCGGGAACACCTGGCCGGGCTGATCCACCTCACCCCCAACCAGGTGAAGATCTGGTTCCAGAACCACCGCTACAAGCTGAAGCGGCAGGCCAAGGACAAGGCCGGGCAGGACGgcggagcagcaggagcaggaggaggaggaggaggaggtctgtGCGCTACGACGCACCGCTCCTCCTCCGTGTCCCCGGTTCTCTCCAAGAAAGGCTGCCGGAACGACTCCAGCGGCTCCAACCAGGCCGGGAACCGACAGAGCGGCTCCGGGGAGGCCATGACGGCGAccccgcagcagcagcagcagcagcagcagcaggtgaaccAGCTGTCCTCCACGGAGGAGCTGGAGGATTTGTCCCCGAGTCCGCCGATGGGACTGCACGGTCAGATCAACATGACGCAGACGGACGCGGCGCTAATCGAGTACACAAACAGCATGATCGGCTCCAATTTACTGTACGGGAGGACTTGGTAG